ATTTATGGTAGAGAAACATCTGCCAGTGAAACAACCATGATCTGCCTGAGGAGGTCAGCAGCTTGGCATGGTGAGGTGAAAGGCCACaaggctgctgcttttcctccttgtgTCACAAGTGATGAGGGGAGTGAGGATGCCATGGGCCGGTCACTCATGAGCGCACCCACAGGAGATCCGACTGGTGAGAGGAGCTGGGTCGTGCCAGTGGCACGCATGGTGAGAAGCATTCTCAGTAGCCTGGACAACCTCCTCATTTTTGGTCTTGCACAAAGTCAGCTATGCTGTGTCCTTGCTCCTCATGGTGCTGCGTGCTGCTGCTTCTCCGTGCTGTGGTGTCttctgctccagggctggctctgcctcaGGGGCAACTGAGTCACCGACCTTGGAAAGAGTTCTGAGATTACAGTTGTTGCAACTGtgagacatgaaaataaatgtgaaacaTGAGGAAGCCTTTgatgctgcctcctgcagctccctaCCCAAGACAGTTGGAATGAAGCTAGTTAGAAAAGAAAGTGATACCATATGATCTGAAGTATTTTGATAACTGAATGAAAATTATAATCATGAGGGCGTAATAATTATCTGCACAACCCACAGtttgctgctggctcctgctggtCTGTCATAAACAGGATCTGCCCACGTAAGCATGATAAGTGCTTTGTCTGTTCCATGAGCATTTGTAGAACTCTACTAAAACCTAAAGGGGgtctttattaaaagaaaagaacaaaccaacaaaaccaaccaaacaaaccaatcCCCCCCCTCACAGCACCCATGTGAGTTGATCCTGAGGTGGATGGGATAGTACAGCATTTGGGCAGTCTCATTTCTGCTCTTCACCTGTGCCACAGCCCCTTTGCGGGCAGGAGTGTCACCCAGAGCACAAGAAGAAGGAGGCAACTAGAGGTGTTAACTTCTTGAAATTACCTCTGGCAGATTTTCCAGAGCTCACATGTCAAAATCCTGAGTGACAGCTCCTGCTAAGCCACCTGCCTGTAAGTCTAAATGTGTTGGATGTGATGGCTGGGTTGTGGCTCAGAAGGTCTAACAGGAACTGAGCAGCATGTTTGCCTTCCCTGTTATCTGGTAGGTACCCACCCAGCTCTTGACACATCTGAAGATGCTGTGCTCTGTCACTGGCTCTGGGAAATCCCTTAAGTGGGTGATGAGCTGATGGGTGGCAGAGGTCACTTGCCTAATGTGTGTCCCATGGATTTTCCATCTGGCTGAAAGCCTGCCAGTAGACAGGTTATGTGCTGGTGGACAGGTTATGAGCCAGAAGGATCAAACTACAGCCCTCAGGAGGCCATGGTGGTTTCAGCTGTCTGGGCTAAAAAAGCCCTTTATTTGGGCAGTGCCTCATAGAAGAGAAAGCATGTTCTATGGAGGGAGGCATCATGGCACACTGCATTTGTTCCTGGTGATCACCCTGCTGTTCAACCTTACTTCATTTTAAAGAGACAGCAGTGTTACCTGTTAGCACTAGAAAAACCTCCctttctccccatcccaccagcaAAAATTGTCATGAGCCTCTCTGCAaactgcagccccagagctAACCCCAGACATGCTGGACTTCCTTCTAATGCAACCAACCAGCCTTCTCTACCTCCACAGCTTTATAGTATGGCTTTATAGTAAAACCCTACTCTGGAGTTGTTCTTACCCAGTTTCAGTccaaagataatttttttttaatactttctcCAGATCCTTGCAGCTCATTTAggtaaatataaaaagaaaagttttatggttaaaaaaaaaaaaaaaagtacttgaCTAATTCATAAGTGGGCAAGTTTGCAAcagacagattttaaaataatgttggAAAGCTTgggggagagagaaggaaggtCTATTCAGGAAAAGATCAATAGTTCTTCTGGTGGTTTCTTGTTTCAATACAGCGTGGTAAAACTGTTCAAAGGAAACCTAACACAAGCAGTAATGATTAAGCAACAAAAGCCCCCATTCCTTATAATTATAGCTCAGTGTGATACCGGCCTTTAGCAAATACGTCATTTTCTTCACTGCAGTGTTAACAAGCCCAAAGCACAGCCTGAATGTTGCCTCTGATCTGACTGCCGTGTGCACAGGTTTCTTTGGTTCAAGTTGAATGAGTTTATGTGCTCGATAATTGGCCTGGGATAGGTGTGGGTAGAAGCTGCATCCTCTGTGCTGGTGACTTGCTTGCTGCACTGGCTGCTGATGCACAAGCTCTAGCAGTGCTTCACTGCCAGGAGAGTTCTCTCAAATGTGCTTGGATTGGTTTAACCCCAtgaggggcagctctgctcagcagtcTATGTAGTTACAAAGAGCACTGCTGCTGGGTGCTCTGGCAGCTTACAACTCCTGCAGAGATGCTGAGGAATGTGCTGGAGGGACAAGTACCTGTGGTTGTGTAAGTGGTAGTATGGTGGTGTCCCTGGTTGCCAAAGTGCAGCACAGTACAGGAACTAGTCTGATAatgttttcaggttttaaaCTGCTGTAGGATTTGAAATGTCGTGTCTCTAATGGTAAAAGCTGCAGCACATGAGCACCGGTCATTTGCTTCCTTAACCCAGATTTAGTTCAAAGCCTTACAGACATTTCTagcaaaatcagaaattttacGAGCAGAAGAAATTGCTAGAGCCTTGAATTTCTTCCCTAGTGCAGTTGCAGTACTCATGTGTTGAGCCCAGTGATGTGGGTTTGGCAGTCTCCACAAGAAAAATtgtcacttttctttttaattgttccTGTGGTTAATTACCTATGGCATTAAAAGCATGATCCTTATTCCTCAGTTGAATTTATTTGGCTTTGACTTGGGCACATTGCTTCCTATTATGTGTTTCTGTTCTGGATTATAGTCTCTGGTGCCTGATGGATTACTGCCTTAAAGAACTGGAAAAGTGAgtaattgctttcttttttcagtatGAGAAACAAATTGAATTGTACAAGTCTTTCACTGGAAAAGTCTTTCCATCCCTTGAAATGTTTTTGTGGCTGCTCTCTTCATCATCTCCAGATTTTTGAGCAATTCTTACAAAGGTGTATGGactagaaatggaaaaatgtcagCTTTTGGTCTCTAGAGCAATGATGTGTGGCCTTTTCCACACGCCTTGTTGCCCATGTTATGTACAAAGTAGGCGTGACACTGGAGTGAATTGTTAATGAGTTATTTCCCCTTCCAAACATCTCTTCTAAGCTTGTGCCTCAAGATGTTTCACATGGGACAGCCTGGACTATGTGGGATGAGCTCCTGGGCTTGTATCTAGGCAGGTATGATCCTGCTTACAGCCTTCAGTCAACACATGATCTTCACAAATGGAAAGTCCATGCTCTTTCCTGAGTGCTGCCCCAGAGTTTCTCTCAGGTTCCTGCCCTGGGAACCCTTATTCCCAGCCAGGTAGGATATACCAAGTGTAAACAGGAATAGCTGTGGCAATTCCTTGTTcagctttttcctttgcttggtGCTGGCTGGTTGCAGGAGAAGGTTGGAACTCAGCTGGAAGACACTGATGGCTTCCCAGCACTGCACTCTGCTTCCATGGTGGTGGAAGCAGAAGAGAGCTGCTGATGACCAGCTCTCCAATGGTTTTCAGGCTTTCTCCTGTGCTCCATAGAGAGCAGAGGAATAGAGTGTTCCCTCTGGATAAGCAAAGTCTTCTCTTGCCTTAGCCCACTGCAGTGGCTGACCTCCACCCTTGATGGCTTTATCCAGCTGCTCCTTGGACAGTGCAGAGGAGAGGATGGGTGTCATGCAGCAGGAGTGCAAACCTCAAGGGCAGCTGCTTGTGTGGCTTGATGACTCGGAGAAGACACATCTGATGCCATGGATGCTCTGACCTGGAGGGAGCACTGGTCCTTCTAAGAGCTTGTTAAATCCATTGATTGATTGTCTGGGGCAGGGCACTGAGCCTTAGATGGGAGGGACATCTGATGCAGGCACAGATTTTAACCCAGCAAAGCTTCAGAGTGATGCAGATGCCAACAGGAGGGAAGTGTTGGGTGGTACATTGTAGTGACCATTGCTGAAGGGCTCTTGGCCATCCAGGGTGGCCACCCCTGTCATGCTTATGCCTCCAGAGTatctgggagctgagggagtTCTGTTTGTTCTGCAACACTTTTGCAGCCAGTTCCCCTGGAGCAGTTTTACATTTTCCCTGTGGGAACAGTACTCTGAATTTCTTGAGCTTGTTTGGGCGTAAAATCTGAATTAGGCACTGAGTGTAAATTTGGAGACTTTGAGTCTGTTCCTGGCTTGCTTCCTCTGGTGTCCTTGGAAGCTCAGATGTCCCACAAGCTCAGATCTTGTTGCTAGAGGAGACCTCACTTTCCATGTGTATTAAATTTGGGTTGTGTTTGACATGAGCTTACCCAGCCCAGTAAGCTCTTTGCAAATTAGGCAGGAACGCCAGCCTTTCAGGGCTGTTGTCATTCTCTTGTGCAGGGGTTGTGTTGGGCATGTGCAGCTGGCAAACCCAGCACCAGCAGGCAGTGTTGTGCAGCCAGTACTGGGACATGGCTATGTTTGCCTGCTCAGCCCCCTTTGCTGTTCTTGTTCCACCTGGGCTCCTTACTTCTTGTCAAGGACTCCTGGGACATGACAGGAGACCTATCAAGGCACTGGGAAATAGGctgaggcagagccaggcaTCATTCCCATGCATTCTTCCCAAAACCATTATGGTTtggatggggacagagggaacTGAGATGGGAAGGTGTATGCAGGGGTGTCTTTCTGCTCAGGTTTCCTACCAGCAGTGCCCCAGGAGTCCTCCAGGCCAGGGAGAGGGACAAGCCCCAAATGCTCTctctgggcagcacaggttCTGTCCTCTCTGCAGCCCTCTCTCCTCCGGGCCCATCTGGTGAAGTCTGTCACTGGCCCTTCCCTGCGTtcagcctgccctgggcagcagccaaGGGACCAGCAGCGTCcctgctgctcttttccctcccccGGGGATGGAGGGATCGCGGGCTTTGATGtacagggacagggctggggacaggctgtgtGCGCTCATGAGAGTCTggctgggctccagctgccTTTGAAGTGCTCCAGTGATCAGGATGAAAGGGAGGGGAGTCCTTCCCCAAACCATCTGGCTCTAATTGCAGGTAGAAATGCCTCTCTGCATCCCCCCCCGCCCGGcgctgtggggagggggcactCCATGCTCTTCGTTAATCCCACGGCTCTCGACTGGGCTGACCGAAGGGTGAGAGCTTGGGAACAAAAGGGGGTTTCAGCTGGGCAGCCAGAAAAAGGCAGACACTGGCGGAGATGCTGGGAGTTCGGGCACCTCTGCTCTCAGCCTTGAGCTGCGGGGCCCTGCAGACCTTCCCAAGGACGCCCGTGCCTCGGGGGGGCTTTGCCAGTTGTTCCCATCTCGGGTTTCTTGGGCACACTGGAGCCTGCTGGCCCCTGCAGTCACGCTCTTTCGTGCCAGTGCGCACCGGGTGCGGGACGAGGAACGTGGGAACTCGGGGCAAGCGCAGTCATTTGGCAGCATTTGCCGGCCGCCTCCCCGGATGGCTGGTGCTGCCTCTCGGGCAAGGCTCCCTGTCTGCtacccctgctcctcctgggacTGGAGGGCTAGCCATGTGCCCCTGGAGTGGCAGCAGCTTAGAGCCAGTGGCAGCACTCGCAAGTGAGTTTTGCTGACTTGTTTGGCTGTGTATCTTCCCTTTCCCAAAGAGCTAAAGGTAGCTGGGTTATATCTGCCAGCAGTTTCTTTGCGTCTTTGTGGTGGCCTTTGGGCACCATCAGAAATTTCAATTAAACCTGTACAGTTTGAAGTCATCTGCCCTAATACCAATACCACAGAACAATGTATTTCCCCTTTGTCATAAAGCCCTGGTTGTAAgctttttatataaatatatgaaagTATTAAACATGACTTGTGGTAACTCTGTGACCTGAAGCAACCCTTGCTGTTAACCCATTTCCAGGGACTGAGAAATAGCTAAAAAGGGAGAGTGAGCAGTGGAAAGCCAGATGAGATGGGCAGTAGCACAGCAGAGGGTGATCATGGGGTTGGGAAGTACCAGTCTGAATAGACCTGTAGGTTCAGGTGCAGCAGAACGGAGCACTGGCACGGCACAGGGCTCTTGGTATTAACTTGATTGATTAACATGTTAATTGCTATCCTGATGCTGCAATAAGTTGGGGTGGAGGAACTGCTTGGGGCAGGAGACCAGACCTGTCTTTGCTGGGTAGTGGTTTGCTCCCTGCCCCTGCACCACCACCATCAGGAGATGTTCTCTCTGACTCTTCCCTCGCCAGGTATCAGCGTCATCCAACCCGCGTTCAGCAGGGGACGAGGAGCTGCCGCCATCGGGCAAGGCACGGGGGCTGAGGCGGAGTGGGCAGGCTGGCCCGCGGCGGCACAGGCGCAGAGGGGTGGCTCAGCAGGCTGccaggagcccagcactgccccagcccagTGGTGCTGGCCAGGAGGAGAGCCTGCCCTTCATGCTGGACCTGCAGAACTTGCCAGGACTGGCCAATGTGGACCTGAGTGCCCAGAACCCCAACATCCAGGTGGGGTGTGGGTCTGGGAGGGCCAAGGGGGGAGGTGCGTGAATGCTGTGGGATAAGTGGTGCTCTCCAGCCTCATTTGGTTCCTTAAGAGAAAAGATCTTATGAGCAGGGTCTGTGTGACTGCTGTCATCTGTTTTCTTGGTGACTGCCAGCTGCAGATAGCTGGCACGGAGAAGCTCCCCGACTGAGGAATTTGCTCACAGTCTTTcccctgccccccacccccctccccttcACAGAGCAGGAGTAAACCATCCTTACATGGGGGACCTCTCGATTTCTGAGAGTGGTGTTGGCCCCTGTGGGTGACCAACACAGCCACCCTGTGCTTCCcactctgtccctgctcagtCCCTCTGGATGAGGAGATACCATTTGCACTCCTCATACGGTCTGTGGCCTCTTGGGCTGGGTGCCAGTGCATGGTCTGTCCAagggctgtgccccagctcaCTGCCTTGCCTCGCCTCATATCTGCCCACCAGGTGACCATTGAAGTGGTGGATGATCCTCAGGCTGAGATGGAGATGGACTTGTTGAAGGAGACAAGCAATGACTGGTCTCTGACATCCTCTGAGTGGTTGTCTCACAAGGACCTATTCTGGCCCCTCTTCTGGGAATACAGTGACCCTgctgagggggaggaggaggaggaagatgaagaggaggaggaagaggaagaagaggatgaCAACCTGGATGTAGAGGacagggaggaagaagaagaggatgATGATGAAGAGGAAGATTACCCAACAGAATATGAGGAGGAGGAGTCCATGCTTAGTGGAGTAGGCGGGAACTGGGACCAGCGATGGCCTGGGCAGAAAAACTGGatctttaaggaaaaatataattacgGTGAGTTCTCTTGGCAtgtgcagctgccctgcagaccAGCAatgtcctcccctgtcctgcctggcctGCAGCCCTCCACCAGGGATCACAGCACACTAGTGCTCAGCTCCTACATACAAAATAAGCAGGCATGCCAAGGAGCAAGgccagcacacacagctggggctgccagcagTCAGTCATACCAGTGTCCCGGCAGGAATTGTCCTCGCATGTAATCACACTGGAGCATGGGCTCTAGCAAAGGCATGCTCAGATGAGACATAcagtataaatatttaatgacaAGTGCTGCTGCCATTGACTGAGGTCCCTGTAGTGACATCAGTGCCAGAAGCCTTTTCCACAGGCCTGGGTTCCCCCCatgagaggagctgcagagagctaGATGACAGATTCTAGTGGCAGATGGGCCAGGgcaccacagcagctcctgcctgcagcttcCTGGCCatgaccccaaaaccagccagcCTTTGCTAATACATGATGTTCAGCATCATGGCCAGCGTGCTAGGCCATGTGGGGGTGGGCAGTGATACCTGTTTGGGTTGGTATGACTGGAGCAAAGCTGTGAGAATGAGAGCCTTTGTTCAGGGCTGCTTCCCTGGGGTTGGCAGTGAAGATGGAGTTGGTCCTTTGCATTGTGTGGCTGGGCACCTCTATTGTGCCCCAGGCAGCACTGTCCCTGTTCAGGgacagaggcagagctgagggagatCTCAGGTggctgctgtgtcccctcctgctAAAGCTTTGCTGAGGTCCATCAGTCTTTGCTTCTTCCCTGCCGTGCACAGACTATGAAGATGAGGAGGAGTGGAGCCCATGGTCCCCTTGCAGCATCACCTGTGGCAGTGGCAACCAGAAGAGGACCCGATCCTGCGGCTATGCATGCACAGCGACAGAGTCGAGGACCTGCGATCTGACACACTGTCCTGGTGAGCCCCTGGCCAGAACAGTCCTGGGGTGCTGTCTGACTTTGATGTGGGCTCGTCCCccactgctgcaggctggaCATTGCTCATGCTTATTTATGTTTAATGTGATCAGGGCTAATGGCCATGGGGCTTTGTTTCCACAAAGAAGCTATGATTGGGCTTCATGGCTCCCGAGGCAGTTGTGTGGGGCCCAGGGGTGGTAGAGCTGGCATTAAGTTTGGTGTGTGACTTCTTGCACCTCTCTCACATTGGGAGCTTGAAATCCTCTCCTGAGGCATATTGAGAGCCAGCTCTATATGCTGTGATTTACATAACTAACAGCTTCTGTTGGGCCAGTCTTGCTGCTGGCCCTTCCTTCCAAACACAGGGCATGTTACCAAAGAAGTggcaggagaagggctgggagaTAGGTGGTTTCTGGTGCAcatacagagggaaaaaaacacctttcctCCAGTGTTCAGCTGGGctctttgttttgggttttttttctgtctcaagGAGCAGAAGGAGAGATGGTCTTCCCCACAGAGGAGACACCTTTCAAAAGTGACAACACCACAGAGCTGTTCAACTCAGGTcagcctctgcctctgctttgcACTGGGGCTTCAGTGACAGACCTTGGGAGGGTCGTAGCTGGCTGGTGGGGAGGGTTCAGGGTTCAGCCAAGGGATCCTGTGTCTGCTGTCCAGACCTAAGTCACCCAAACCACAGCCATGTGCAGTGGTCATGCTGCCAAACCCAGTTGCCCCCACAGCCCTGGTACAACACAGCCCTGCTTTAGGGTTCAGTGGCTGAAGCCAGCCTGCCACGCGCCCTCTCTCATGAGGGAATGTTGCCAGCCCGGCCCCAGCACAAAACCCCTTCCCTCTGTCGCTGCCTTGGGGGTGGAGCCTGGCTCCcgtggagctgctcctgcctggcgGTTGCAGGCTCCACTGGTGGTGTTGTCATGGCTTCAGGCAGTGGCCACTGGGTAAAGTGGGGTGCAGAGTGTGCATGCCCTCACCCTTTTGGTACCCTCCCCCAGAGGTGGACAGCTGTGAGAAGTGGCTGAACTGCAAGAGTGACTTCCTCACCAAGTACCTGAGCAAGGTGCTGACAGAcctgcccagctgcccctgctcctACCCGCTGGAGGCCGTCTACAGTGCCGTCAACCTGCGGGATGAGCAGCAGGGCAAGAGCTTCCGATGGCGGGATGCCAGCGGGCCCAAGGAGCGCCTGGACATCTACAAGCCGACGGCACGCTTCTGCCTGCGCTCCATGCTGTCCCTTGACAGCACCACCCtggctgcccagcactgctgctatGACGAGCACACCCGCCTCATCACCCGCGGCAAGGGGGCTGGTGTCCCCAACCTCATCAGCACCGAGTTCTCTCCGGAGCTGCACTACAAGGTGGACATGCTGCCCTGGATCCTTTGCAAGGGTGACTGGAGCCGGTATCACGCCGTCCGGCCCCCCAACAATGGGCAACGCTGTGCTGACAACCCCACCGAGGAGGAGtacctgtcccagctgcaggaggccAAGGAGTACtagccacagctgctctcaaAGGTGCCACGACCACCACTGGCTTGCATCCTTGCTCAGCCTGGCCAGCCCTGACCCTGCTCATGGGCTCCTCAGTGGTGCCAGGCAAAACGGGAGGATGCACTGTCCATCTCATCCCCTCAGAGGAGTGTCTCCTCCGATTTCTGAGGGTGCTGGATGTTATTGTGGTGCAGTCCCTGCCGTGCCACCCAGGGCAGTCCTGCAGTCCAGGACTCCTGGCCTGGCatgtggagagcagcaggggctgggaggtATAAAGGGAacaaggagctgctcctgtcTGCTTTTATTCTCTATGACCTTTCAACGCAGCCTGAAAGCTGAGCACAGGGTGAAgtgggctcagctcctgctggcttCACACCACATTGAGGAGCTGCCGCAGGCATGGTTGCCTGCTCTTGTCTGtacccctgccctggcacacgCTGGTTTATGTCTGAAACTGGGGGTAGGTCTTCCTAGAGTGTGCAGGGCTGTTCCAGCCCCCCATCCTTGGGTTTGTGCATGCACAGTTGGGCAAGAGCAGGGAAATGCTTATGGGTCTGTGGGTCTGGGGGagtgggctgtggggcaggaggagacTGGCTGCCTGGGCTTCCTTGGCAAGATTGCCTAGCCACCAAGGTTTTGGCTGCCAAAGCTACACATAGGTGGACCTCAGAGGAGGTCAGTATGGGGACACACCACCTTGTGTGCATTTCAACCCCTCTGCCTTGGTGTTTGGGGGAACAGGGTGGTAGCATCTGTACAAGTCACAGCACTAGCCCTCTACCAGACGTTGGCCCTTTGGCAGTCCCAGAGGGTCTCAGGAGCACCTGTGACAcagcccaaaaaaaaatcctgtgtttcccactcacagccctgccagaggCAGGGTGCACCTTGGCCACTGCTCATGCCATTGCTGGTGAGGAGCAAAAAGCACTGAGCCAAGCTAGGCCCTGCTCCATGCTGAGTCTGCCCATGTGCCCAGCTGCTCCATTCTGTGTCTGCCCAAGTCCCCACCTGGAGGCAGCCCAGACAAACCAAGCCATGGACCCCTCAGGCTCGCTTCCAGGCCAGGCTCACAAATGTGGCTCCAGAGGAGGAAGACACATGTGCTAATAATGTCAGTACCTGGTGTCCACAGATCAGGGATTGTGATGCGCTCTGTTAGCACTTTGAGCTTTCCTGGGTTTTATTCAGCTTTTCACAGGTCCAAGGCAGTGTCTCCCAGCatattttggaagcttttctgcagagaaactAGGCTGAGCACCTTTGTCCCTGGACATTCAGTTGCTGAACTGGCAGAAAATTTATAgcttttatttaagaaattttaTGCATCAGGGGAAATAAAAGTGAAGCACACATAAAGAAGAATGGAGTCATTTCTACTCTAGAGGTTTCATGTAAGGCTGCTAGCTACTCCATGTACTTCTGCAGGGCACTGTTGAACCAAAAAACTGGTTGCAGTGGTTCTTAGCTGACCATCCTGTACTGTCTGTTGTTTTTACAGGAgctttccagcctcagtgaatATTCTGAAAGCTCTTTGGAGAGTCTTTCTGGGGGTGTCTTTGTATCTGTTGTGTGTATGTGGATCCATTTGCCTTGGTTAGTCATAGAATATTGCATCCCTGGTCATTCATACCTAAGACTTCATAGCTGGTAAAACAAAAGTATTAATGAAGTTATTGCTGAATTATTCTTACTCAACTATTATTGCACCCTTGTATCCCTAGACTGTGGATACGGGTTCTATCAGAATACAGGCAGACATCATCCATTTCCCAACAGACATGCAGTCTGAGATGACCAGCGTTCTGTAAATGGTGAGAAGGAGGAGAACCAAATAAGCATGGATGGAGACCTAGACCTTGGAACATTTTCATGATCACTACATGTTCTCTAGCCCAGATGGTCATTCACTCGCTAGTTTCTGGAAGGAGGTAGGTCATATAGAGGTGGTCAAGAGGGAGTGACAGTGATTTGGTTCtgatttggttttggtggtttggttCTGggagccagggagcttcagCAAGAGACATGGAAGCAAATGAATTGAGCATCTGAAGCCATGGAAGGATAAGCTTGTGAACTGCAGTCATTCAGCAGAGCATATTTCTACTCCCATACCATATGCCATCATTAACATGATCAAATTCTCAGTGGAGTTTATTTATCATCAGTGCAGACTTCTTTAAAACAACCTCCTGTTGAACGTGCCTAGTGTTCAGTATTGGACCCATGCATGGAAGCAGGACTTCTACAAAGAGTCTTTCTTGAAGAAGACTTGCAAAAGCTCAGCCAATTTGTTAGACTGGCTGCTCTCTAAGGAAGTGCTCTTACAGTAAGAGTGTTACCCAGGATTTTTACTCTCCTCTTTACTCTGGCTATATCAACCAGTCTAACCCCcggaaaaaaaaggtataattCCTGTAAGAACTGGAGTTCCTGTCCAAGGGCAAGTAAAAAAATTTCTTGCATTGATACTCCCCCGTTCCCCAACATACCCACAAAAGCTAGTTGAGAGCCAAGtagctgttctgctttgctgcctcTGTGGTTTGGACAATACAGGCACAAACTGGAGCATGAGAAACAAGCACTGCTGTTCCTCATACAAGCACCTTACGCACCGCGAGGCTTTGCAGAGCATCATGAGAAAAGCAGACATTAAgcaagtgtttatttttatatcctgTCAAAGATTCTGTCCAGCCCACTGCTATTTAAGTAATGAATCTCTAAGCTTTCACTCCTTAAGTTTATtggttttttatatatataatatatataaaatgtcttttattcCTACAAAATTTCACAGAGAAGAATTCTTTAATCTGATGCTGCAATAAAGCactttatatatgtatatgtcATGCT
This portion of the Vidua chalybeata isolate OUT-0048 chromosome 6, bVidCha1 merged haplotype, whole genome shotgun sequence genome encodes:
- the ISM2 gene encoding isthmin-2 encodes the protein MPLIRGKVVLILGFVFLTTFLAAVRGLPVRGKQRSNTPKERSSKLAEVSASSNPRSAGDEELPPSGKARGLRRSGQAGPRRHRRRGVAQQAARSPALPQPSGAGQEESLPFMLDLQNLPGLANVDLSAQNPNIQVTIEVVDDPQAEMEMDLLKETSNDWSLTSSEWLSHKDLFWPLFWEYSDPAEGEEEEEDEEEEEEEEEDDNLDVEDREEEEEDDDEEEDYPTEYEEEESMLSGVGGNWDQRWPGQKNWIFKEKYNYDYEDEEEWSPWSPCSITCGSGNQKRTRSCGYACTATESRTCDLTHCPGAEGEMVFPTEETPFKSDNTTELFNSEVDSCEKWLNCKSDFLTKYLSKVLTDLPSCPCSYPLEAVYSAVNLRDEQQGKSFRWRDASGPKERLDIYKPTARFCLRSMLSLDSTTLAAQHCCYDEHTRLITRGKGAGVPNLISTEFSPELHYKVDMLPWILCKGDWSRYHAVRPPNNGQRCADNPTEEEYLSQLQEAKEY